A stretch of the Saccharolobus caldissimus genome encodes the following:
- a CDS encoding beta-ketoacyl-ACP reductase, with protein MTRIAIITGAGSGIGYATSVKLASKGYTVIMGDIRDNIQEKAKEVEAKTKGKAIGLRVNVADWNSCREFYESALKILGVDHVDILVNNAGIIRDALFVKMTPEQWDEVIKVHLYGTFNMTKQVVEGMIKYNWGRIINMSSASWQGNIGQANYAAAKAGIIGFTKTLARELGKYNITVNAIVPGFIDTPMTASVPEKVRNMIIDRIPMKRMGTPEEVANIIAFLSSEEASYINGAVIEVTGGLVL; from the coding sequence ATGACTAGAATTGCAATTATAACTGGGGCTGGAAGCGGGATAGGTTATGCTACTTCAGTTAAACTGGCATCAAAAGGCTATACGGTAATAATGGGAGATATTAGAGATAACATTCAAGAGAAGGCTAAGGAGGTAGAAGCTAAGACTAAGGGTAAAGCAATAGGATTAAGGGTAAACGTAGCCGATTGGAACTCCTGCAGAGAATTTTACGAGAGTGCCCTTAAAATTCTGGGAGTTGATCACGTAGATATACTCGTAAATAATGCTGGGATAATTAGGGACGCATTATTCGTAAAAATGACCCCGGAACAGTGGGATGAGGTAATAAAGGTTCACTTATACGGTACGTTTAACATGACCAAGCAAGTAGTTGAGGGAATGATAAAGTATAATTGGGGAAGAATAATTAATATGTCATCAGCTAGTTGGCAAGGAAACATAGGTCAAGCTAATTACGCGGCTGCTAAGGCCGGAATTATAGGCTTTACTAAGACTTTAGCCAGAGAATTGGGGAAGTATAATATAACGGTTAACGCAATAGTCCCTGGATTTATTGATACGCCAATGACAGCTAGCGTCCCTGAGAAGGTTAGAAACATGATAATCGATAGGATACCTATGAAGAGAATGGGAACTCCGGAAGAGGTGGCAAACATAATAGCCTTTCTCTCTTCCGAAGAAGCGTCTTACATTAACGGTGCAGTCATAGAGGTTACCGGAGGGTTAGTCCTATGA
- a CDS encoding class I adenylate-forming enzyme family protein gives MIVKGSELEAIKSPKPQSEILVPRDEIAIDYFGTKISYRELYSMVKSVSSQLEIKKGDIVILSMQNIPQFIIIEYAIWKKGGIVLPVNPSYSERELEYLVKDSGAKLMIASCESNVPKGIKVIRTNPNTFHEIPSELREKWKINDCEEELDFKSLSNTEEVKVNPEDLALLVYTSGTTGVPKGVPITHSNIFASSVIYREWFKFTDKDKVLGIAPFFHITGQIFHITTAILSGSQIVTSFRFDPVIALSDVEEKKTTVTMAVATAYRAMLNAYSGEDLSSMRLWSSGGMAMPRALELEWRNKVGQWIYMAWGLTETTSPATLWPYPYIGELPVDPEYNIVSSGVPVYNTEIMLAEDGELLVRGPQVVKGYWKMSPFKDGWLPTGDIGKIINGWVYIIDRKKDIINASGFKVMPREVEEVIYMHPAVDEVAVVGLADEYRGETVAAFVKVKEGYEENEKLKEEIISLCKRNLAPYKVPKIINFVKEIPKTPSGKIMRRAFRGEK, from the coding sequence ATGATAGTTAAGGGAAGTGAGTTGGAAGCAATAAAATCGCCCAAGCCACAGAGTGAGATATTAGTCCCTAGGGATGAGATAGCAATAGACTATTTCGGAACAAAAATTTCTTACAGAGAACTTTACTCAATGGTTAAGAGTGTGTCATCTCAGTTGGAAATTAAGAAGGGAGATATCGTAATATTATCCATGCAGAATATTCCTCAGTTCATAATAATTGAGTACGCAATATGGAAAAAGGGAGGAATAGTTTTGCCTGTAAATCCTTCGTATTCAGAGAGGGAATTGGAATATTTAGTAAAAGATTCTGGAGCTAAGTTAATGATAGCCTCGTGCGAATCTAATGTACCTAAAGGAATAAAAGTCATTAGAACTAATCCGAACACGTTTCATGAAATACCCAGCGAATTAAGAGAAAAGTGGAAGATTAATGATTGCGAGGAGGAATTGGATTTTAAATCGTTATCTAATACGGAAGAAGTTAAGGTTAATCCTGAGGATTTAGCCCTATTAGTTTACACTTCTGGAACTACCGGAGTCCCAAAAGGTGTTCCAATAACCCATAGTAATATTTTTGCATCTTCTGTAATTTACAGAGAATGGTTTAAGTTTACAGATAAGGATAAGGTTTTAGGAATAGCTCCCTTCTTTCACATAACGGGGCAAATATTTCATATAACCACTGCAATTCTTTCCGGAAGTCAGATAGTAACATCTTTCAGGTTTGACCCAGTTATCGCTTTAAGTGACGTTGAGGAAAAGAAGACAACAGTAACAATGGCAGTAGCTACTGCGTATAGAGCTATGCTTAACGCTTATTCCGGTGAAGATTTGTCGAGTATGAGACTTTGGTCCTCTGGCGGTATGGCTATGCCAAGAGCTTTAGAACTTGAGTGGAGAAATAAAGTAGGGCAGTGGATTTATATGGCTTGGGGATTAACTGAGACCACATCCCCTGCTACCCTATGGCCTTATCCATATATTGGAGAATTACCGGTAGATCCAGAATATAATATAGTTAGCTCTGGCGTTCCCGTTTATAATACGGAAATTATGTTAGCTGAGGATGGAGAACTATTAGTTAGAGGCCCTCAAGTGGTTAAAGGGTATTGGAAAATGTCTCCATTTAAAGATGGCTGGTTACCCACGGGAGATATAGGAAAGATAATTAACGGCTGGGTTTACATAATAGATAGAAAAAAGGATATAATAAATGCTTCAGGCTTTAAAGTAATGCCGAGAGAAGTTGAGGAGGTCATTTACATGCATCCTGCAGTAGATGAAGTAGCTGTTGTGGGATTAGCTGATGAGTACAGAGGGGAGACAGTTGCGGCTTTCGTAAAGGTTAAAGAGGGTTATGAAGAGAATGAGAAGTTAAAGGAGGAGATAATTTCTCTGTGTAAAAGGAATCTCGCCCCATATAAGGTGCCGAAAATAATTAATTTCGTTAAGGAGATACCTAAAACGCCTTCGGGGAAAATAATGAGGAGGGCGTTTAGAGGTGAAAAGTAG
- a CDS encoding thiolase family protein yields MTFKKYEGSTFQLLSEVVSKAMEMASINSREIDGLLFTIIPGTFDGKANVHFPSFQLSSFLGIKPKYIDVIDYGGPSALTMIYRAFKLIEAGEIETALCVVGGKGSFLRENRVTADSVDKFYNISLTPFDEFFRVYEDMNPVTDYALVAKRHGKLFGTTDEQRAMIAVNQRKNAMDNDKAIYKNPITVKDVLSSRMVSDPLRLLEIVYPVDGFHAFIVSKHQRNSNLRPIRIDFYGEAHWTEMPTEWKDIVYTPTVESSKGVNLEKIDAYELYDSFTITVLLEIEDIGLAEKGKGGKFVENTDTTYRGEIPINTGGGSLNVGQPAFMSGGVILEEALLQLNDMAKGHQVKGANRVLVNGIGGWNRGHAVTMVLEGE; encoded by the coding sequence ATGACCTTTAAGAAGTATGAGGGTTCAACTTTTCAATTGCTCTCCGAGGTAGTGAGCAAAGCAATGGAAATGGCTTCGATCAATTCAAGGGAAATAGACGGTTTACTTTTCACAATAATACCCGGGACTTTTGACGGTAAGGCTAACGTACATTTCCCCTCTTTTCAATTATCTTCTTTTTTGGGAATAAAGCCTAAGTACATTGACGTAATAGATTACGGGGGGCCTTCAGCCCTTACCATGATTTATAGGGCTTTTAAGTTAATAGAAGCTGGGGAAATAGAAACTGCCTTATGCGTTGTTGGGGGTAAGGGTTCGTTTTTAAGGGAGAATAGGGTAACTGCAGATTCCGTGGACAAATTTTACAACATAAGTTTAACGCCATTTGACGAATTCTTTAGGGTTTACGAGGATATGAATCCAGTAACTGATTACGCTTTGGTAGCTAAGAGACATGGAAAACTCTTCGGAACTACTGATGAGCAAAGGGCGATGATAGCAGTAAATCAGAGGAAAAACGCCATGGATAACGATAAGGCTATTTACAAAAACCCTATAACAGTTAAAGATGTATTGTCCTCAAGAATGGTTAGCGATCCTTTAAGGTTGCTTGAAATAGTATATCCAGTAGACGGATTCCACGCCTTCATCGTAAGTAAACATCAGAGGAACTCTAATTTAAGGCCCATAAGAATAGACTTTTACGGTGAGGCTCATTGGACTGAAATGCCCACGGAATGGAAGGATATAGTTTACACTCCTACGGTAGAGAGTAGTAAAGGGGTTAATTTAGAGAAAATAGACGCTTATGAGCTTTATGACTCCTTTACTATAACCGTACTCTTAGAAATAGAGGATATTGGGCTGGCTGAGAAGGGAAAGGGAGGGAAGTTCGTAGAAAATACAGATACGACATATAGAGGGGAAATACCCATAAATACGGGAGGGGGTTCATTAAATGTGGGACAGCCAGCTTTTATGAGTGGTGGCGTTATTTTAGAGGAAGCTTTACTCCAGTTAAACGATATGGCTAAGGGTCATCAGGTGAAGGGGGCTAATAGGGTTTTGGTGAACGGCATAGGAGGATGGAATAGGGGTCACGCAGTTACTATGGTTTTGGAAGGTGAGTAA
- a CDS encoding Zn-ribbon domain-containing OB-fold protein translates to MFDKIKEEYLSLMEKEKLPYTKCKTCGYVFFYPRDFCPKCNSRDLEVKISEGKGKVFSFTKFQGKKGETIYGIVELIEGFRMYANIFGDVDIGDEVVVSFINDSGRKIPVFKKK, encoded by the coding sequence ATGTTCGATAAGATAAAAGAGGAGTATCTAAGCTTAATGGAGAAGGAGAAACTTCCTTACACTAAATGTAAAACATGCGGGTACGTTTTCTTTTACCCTAGGGATTTCTGTCCTAAATGCAACTCTAGGGATTTAGAAGTTAAAATAAGTGAAGGGAAGGGTAAGGTATTTTCATTTACTAAATTTCAAGGTAAAAAGGGTGAAACTATTTACGGAATTGTGGAATTAATTGAGGGGTTTAGAATGTATGCTAATATTTTTGGTGATGTAGACATAGGGGATGAGGTTGTTGTATCTTTTATAAACGACAGTGGTAGAAAAATACCAGTATTCAAAAAGAAATAA
- a CDS encoding AAA family ATPase, with protein sequence MKDQLPGIIGLYDNTFPLSLNFPVPELFRWRKILFDTRPKNERADFFNRDKEIEELKDILKHNDFAAVLGIRRIGKTSLVMVTLNEVKDEIIPLVINLGKIGSEKKLYPMETFSKLFLEGTSEIIKKYTFAGKISRLISNRLGVDPKDIIDLNWAKIKIKLRDFNTQDVNEIVRGLDEIADDNKKKLVIFLDEFQNIKRIKGFDIGSFLHDIYEWCKNTVLIVSGSFVGVTEEVLNQVEAEKPFFGRKFFKVYLERFNEDQSREFLIKGFEEEGIKIDEKIIEKAIKLFDGIPGWLALFGRTYTYSVKHSHNIEIKDIIKEAAKQVSKDFTNFLKISSSPTRYAEIILSISRLGGKGRLKEIADVMNSLYKEEIRESRLHDLLSTLVNYSFVKAEKRGIYSLPSDLPTRIGLIHASKMWLKKFR encoded by the coding sequence ATGAAAGACCAACTTCCAGGAATTATAGGGCTGTATGATAATACTTTTCCATTAAGCTTAAATTTTCCGGTTCCGGAATTATTCCGGTGGCGGAAAATCCTCTTTGATACTAGGCCAAAGAATGAGAGGGCCGACTTCTTTAATAGGGATAAGGAAATTGAAGAACTTAAGGATATATTAAAGCATAATGACTTTGCCGCAGTCCTAGGAATAAGGAGGATAGGAAAGACAAGCTTGGTTATGGTTACTTTAAATGAGGTGAAGGATGAGATAATTCCCCTAGTCATTAACTTAGGTAAAATAGGGAGTGAAAAGAAGCTTTACCCTATGGAGACTTTTTCTAAGCTTTTCTTAGAAGGGACTTCCGAGATTATCAAAAAATATACTTTTGCGGGCAAAATATCTAGACTCATTTCTAATAGGTTAGGAGTTGACCCTAAGGATATAATAGATCTGAATTGGGCGAAAATTAAGATAAAATTAAGAGATTTCAATACGCAAGATGTTAACGAAATAGTAAGGGGGCTTGACGAGATTGCAGATGACAATAAGAAAAAATTAGTTATCTTTCTTGACGAGTTTCAGAACATTAAGAGAATTAAAGGTTTCGATATAGGCTCTTTTCTTCACGACATCTATGAATGGTGTAAAAATACAGTACTTATTGTTTCAGGTAGCTTTGTAGGGGTAACTGAAGAGGTCTTAAACCAAGTTGAGGCTGAGAAACCTTTTTTCGGTAGGAAATTCTTTAAGGTTTATTTAGAAAGGTTTAATGAAGACCAGTCTAGGGAGTTTCTAATTAAGGGCTTTGAGGAGGAAGGAATTAAGATTGATGAAAAAATTATAGAAAAAGCAATAAAACTCTTTGACGGGATCCCTGGCTGGCTTGCTCTATTTGGTAGAACTTACACTTATAGTGTTAAGCATTCTCATAACATTGAAATTAAGGACATTATTAAAGAGGCTGCTAAACAAGTTTCTAAAGACTTTACTAACTTTTTGAAAATTTCGTCATCTCCTACTCGTTACGCTGAAATCATACTTTCAATATCTAGGCTTGGAGGAAAGGGTAGATTGAAGGAAATTGCAGACGTTATGAATTCCCTATATAAAGAGGAAATTAGGGAGTCTAGGCTTCACGATCTACTTTCAACATTAGTAAATTACAGCTTTGTGAAGGCTGAAAAAAGAGGAATTTACTCCTTACCATCAGATCTACCAACCAGGATTGGCTTAATACATGCGTCAAAGATGTGGTTAAAGAAGTTTAGATAA
- a CDS encoding VapB-type antitoxin, with amino-acid sequence MEVKKVDSKGRIYLGSEFAGKKLYVIRIFDSLFITDSEEKANEIERKKEEFLREGIEKLFDFLGEPSIEEIKGAVERLRKRKFSSIQM; translated from the coding sequence ATGGAAGTTAAAAAAGTTGATAGTAAGGGTAGAATCTATTTAGGGAGTGAGTTTGCAGGCAAAAAATTGTATGTTATAAGGATTTTTGACAGTTTGTTTATTACTGACAGTGAGGAGAAGGCTAATGAGATAGAGAGGAAGAAGGAGGAGTTTCTTAGAGAGGGCATAGAAAAGCTTTTTGATTTCCTTGGCGAGCCATCAATTGAGGAAATTAAGGGGGCAGTTGAGAGATTGAGGAAGAGAAAATTCTCGTCGATACAAATGTAA
- a CDS encoding type II toxin-antitoxin system VapC family toxin, with protein MSIKECIITESILQEFAEFVYEKYVEFMNSSQRDRALGYIRLFKYIVELLSKYPLVIHSFYDYLKAMDLAISRNLDITDALLVITAKKINGIILTRDRDFERVKDLVKIIYD; from the coding sequence GTGAGCATAAAGGAGTGTATTATAACTGAGAGCATATTACAAGAGTTTGCTGAATTCGTTTACGAGAAATACGTCGAGTTTATGAATTCTTCACAAAGGGATAGGGCATTAGGTTACATTAGGCTGTTTAAGTATATTGTGGAATTGTTAAGCAAATATCCTCTAGTTATTCACTCCTTTTATGACTATCTAAAAGCCATGGATCTTGCGATTAGTAGAAATTTAGATATTACTGATGCTTTACTTGTTATAACTGCAAAAAAGATAAACGGAATAATACTTACTAGAGATAGGGACTTTGAGAGGGTAAAGGATTTGGTAAAAATTATATATGATTAA
- a CDS encoding PaREP1 family protein, translated as MQIPRQIEEILRKEAYEKGIDEEILLIDKLGKELDPITRSSLYIEKAKELLAEARNYFEKKDLVQASEKAWGACASIVKAYGEKSGLEHYRHRQLEEIMSNLISKEGRRELLYGWSVCLRLHSNFYEGFMTEQDVNLSIKVVEEFVNNMEKLINQTS; from the coding sequence GTGCAGATACCAAGACAAATTGAAGAAATTCTGAGAAAGGAGGCATATGAAAAGGGAATTGATGAGGAGATACTATTAATAGATAAGTTAGGCAAGGAACTAGACCCGATTACTCGCTCTAGTCTGTATATAGAGAAGGCTAAGGAGCTATTGGCTGAGGCAAGAAATTATTTTGAGAAAAAGGACTTAGTTCAAGCTTCTGAAAAAGCTTGGGGTGCATGTGCTTCCATCGTTAAGGCTTATGGTGAGAAGAGTGGGCTTGAACATTATAGACATCGTCAATTGGAGGAAATAATGAGCAATCTAATTTCTAAAGAAGGAAGGAGGGAATTGCTTTACGGCTGGTCAGTTTGTCTTCGTTTGCACAGTAATTTTTACGAAGGTTTTATGACTGAGCAAGACGTCAATTTATCAATAAAAGTAGTGGAAGAGTTCGTAAATAACATGGAAAAACTAATAAACCAAACGTCTTAG
- a CDS encoding ATP-binding protein: MSEIKQVLVDQKTRLERKFEKEKIIERDVPNLKKYLSQPNVLAILGVRRCGKSTLAEMLLRGENFGYVNFDDDRLAGIKVEDLHKLEKAIYELFGEVEYFLFDEIHNVYGWELFVNRLREEGKRIIITGSNSKMLSGELATALTGRHISFTLFPFSFSEYLRFKGVKIEKVKNTFTTLSEGVIKRELENYMRVGGFPEVLKISEDFIFSIFSDIVYKDVVQRLKIKRIELFKSFTVNIVKYFSNEVSLSRLSRTLKISNNTVEEWFNGLVNAYVIITSERFTSKPREGMTSPKKVYVIDPGFISSIALDNSKGRIMENLVALQLSRMGEKLFYVKGNNYEVDFLVKDTAIQVTYASGKDEIPKREIEGLNKIKVKKKIVITWDYEDEIKEIKFVPIWKFLLNTQEYFNG, translated from the coding sequence GTGAGTGAAATAAAACAAGTATTAGTAGACCAGAAAACACGACTAGAAAGGAAATTTGAAAAGGAGAAAATTATAGAGAGAGACGTTCCTAATTTAAAAAAATATCTCTCACAACCTAATGTTTTAGCAATTCTCGGCGTTAGAAGGTGCGGTAAATCTACATTAGCAGAAATGCTACTAAGAGGTGAAAATTTCGGATACGTAAACTTCGATGACGATAGATTGGCGGGGATAAAAGTTGAGGATTTACACAAGTTGGAAAAAGCTATTTATGAGTTGTTTGGCGAAGTAGAGTATTTTCTTTTTGACGAAATTCATAACGTATACGGTTGGGAATTATTCGTAAATAGGTTAAGAGAAGAGGGTAAAAGGATAATAATAACAGGAAGTAATTCAAAAATGCTTTCAGGTGAGCTCGCAACTGCATTAACCGGAAGGCATATAAGTTTCACCTTATTTCCCTTCTCTTTTTCAGAATATTTGAGGTTTAAAGGAGTTAAAATTGAAAAAGTAAAGAATACATTTACTACTCTCTCTGAAGGTGTGATCAAAAGGGAGTTGGAAAATTACATGAGAGTGGGAGGTTTTCCGGAAGTATTAAAGATTTCTGAAGACTTCATCTTTTCAATATTTTCAGATATAGTTTATAAGGACGTTGTACAAAGGTTGAAAATAAAGAGGATTGAATTATTTAAGTCATTTACAGTAAATATTGTAAAATACTTCTCTAATGAGGTTTCCCTATCCAGATTGTCCAGGACGTTGAAGATTAGTAATAATACTGTTGAGGAATGGTTTAACGGCCTAGTAAATGCTTATGTAATAATAACGTCTGAAAGATTTACCAGTAAGCCTAGAGAGGGTATGACGTCGCCTAAGAAAGTTTACGTGATAGATCCGGGTTTCATATCTTCAATCGCTTTAGATAACTCTAAGGGTAGGATAATGGAAAATTTAGTTGCATTACAGTTATCTAGAATGGGGGAGAAACTGTTTTATGTGAAGGGTAATAATTATGAAGTAGATTTTCTAGTAAAAGATACGGCGATTCAGGTTACTTATGCCTCGGGGAAGGATGAAATACCCAAAAGAGAAATCGAGGGATTAAATAAGATAAAGGTGAAGAAAAAGATCGTAATAACCTGGGATTATGAGGACGAAATAAAGGAAATAAAATTCGTACCAATATGGAAATTTTTGTTAAATACGCAAGAATACTTTAACGGTTAA
- a CDS encoding DUF4322 domain-containing protein, which yields MNFSGDKGEEVGKTLLLAALRNESVESTAKNISGQTVRLHAQREGEKLLQRARSNLQ from the coding sequence TTGAACTTCAGTGGAGATAAGGGAGAAGAGGTGGGAAAAACACTATTACTAGCAGCACTTAGAAACGAGTCAGTAGAGAGCACTGCTAAGAACATCTCGGGGCAAACAGTTAGATTACACGCGCAAAGAGAAGGAGAAAAACTACTACAAAGGGCAAGAAGCAATTTACAGTAA
- a CDS encoding PaREP1 family protein: protein MEKDLYKVGEDYVEARIIESLSDLLLSLTLWKEGYTRNSAGKAFNAVKALLSALIVTNEEKLINLAKDDNERKWIKKKAHIVPTHAMYGLAQVLRDIGIDVVSLVNYALNLHDYQYNGFEPGFSRYSKKEEVFRDLITVVKETRKVIDAYYSKYEIKEILEKIDELLKELTK from the coding sequence ATGGAAAAGGATCTATATAAGGTTGGAGAAGATTACGTAGAGGCTAGAATAATTGAAAGCTTATCCGACCTACTTCTCTCCTTAACTCTATGGAAGGAAGGATATACGAGGAACTCTGCAGGGAAAGCTTTTAATGCGGTAAAGGCATTATTAAGTGCTCTTATAGTAACTAATGAAGAGAAGTTAATTAATTTAGCTAAAGATGATAATGAAAGGAAATGGATTAAAAAGAAGGCCCACATAGTGCCTACACACGCTATGTACGGTTTAGCGCAAGTACTAAGGGATATAGGAATTGACGTTGTAAGCCTTGTGAATTATGCTCTAAATCTTCACGATTATCAGTATAATGGTTTTGAACCGGGCTTCAGTAGATATAGTAAAAAGGAGGAAGTATTTAGGGATTTAATTACGGTAGTAAAGGAGACTAGGAAAGTGATAGACGCTTATTACTCTAAGTATGAAATAAAGGAAATATTGGAAAAGATTGACGAGCTACTAAAGGAATTAACAAAATGA
- a CDS encoding VapB-type antitoxin produces MSEIIRVSKDVKEKLVRIAAELQLSRGKRVSLNEAVEYLITFYEENKKSQKNAQLLFSLLGSAKGIREEFERSRREDEGSS; encoded by the coding sequence ATGAGTGAAATTATTAGAGTTAGTAAAGATGTGAAGGAGAAGTTAGTTAGGATTGCTGCTGAACTGCAGTTGAGTAGGGGTAAGAGAGTTAGTTTAAATGAGGCGGTAGAATATTTAATAACTTTTTATGAGGAGAATAAAAAATCTCAAAAGAACGCTCAATTACTTTTTTCCCTTTTAGGTTCTGCAAAAGGGATTAGAGAGGAATTTGAGAGGTCGAGAAGAGAAGATGAGGGTAGTAGTTGA
- a CDS encoding PIN domain-containing protein has product MRVVVDTGVLVEVLEGSKLGEKFLKLVNSSKLEPIITNLTLIELTYIICRKYGINKAKELVKKLLDSGYFEVVNALEFADHIIETKCNNSISIIDASVIATAKGLGIQALFKFEKELKDKKLDNVIFIENI; this is encoded by the coding sequence ATGAGGGTAGTAGTTGATACTGGAGTACTAGTTGAGGTTTTAGAAGGATCGAAGTTAGGAGAAAAATTCCTTAAGCTAGTTAATAGTAGTAAACTAGAGCCAATAATTACTAATCTGACATTAATTGAATTAACTTATATAATATGTAGGAAATATGGAATAAATAAGGCTAAAGAACTAGTTAAGAAGTTGCTAGACTCAGGTTATTTTGAAGTAGTCAACGCGTTAGAGTTTGCTGACCATATAATAGAGACGAAGTGCAATAATTCAATTTCTATAATTGATGCTTCTGTTATCGCAACAGCCAAAGGACTAGGAATTCAAGCATTGTTTAAATTTGAGAAAGAGTTGAAAGATAAAAAGTTAGACAATGTCATATTTATAGAGAATATCTAG
- a CDS encoding radical SAM protein — protein MKNKDIINFFNKNITLVILPTEQCNFRCVYCYEKFKNGKMTKDIVNSLKLFLEKRISSLDYLKIIWFGGEPLLAYDIIIDIMEFIKSKTDNGKPKVRGFMVTNGYLLNLEKAKKLAELNVNEFQVTLDGDEDIHDIRRINIGKRGTFKIIWNNIKSSS, from the coding sequence ATGAAAAATAAAGATATTATAAATTTTTTTAATAAAAATATTACTTTAGTAATCTTACCTACTGAACAATGTAACTTTAGATGTGTATATTGTTATGAAAAATTTAAAAATGGCAAAATGACTAAAGATATAGTTAATTCTCTTAAGCTTTTCCTAGAAAAAAGAATATCGAGCCTAGATTATCTAAAAATAATATGGTTTGGAGGAGAACCATTACTAGCATACGACATCATAATAGATATCATGGAATTTATTAAATCAAAAACTGATAACGGAAAGCCTAAAGTAAGAGGATTTATGGTAACTAATGGGTATCTTTTGAATTTAGAGAAAGCTAAAAAGTTAGCGGAACTTAATGTTAATGAATTTCAAGTTACGCTAGATGGTGATGAAGATATTCATGATATAAGAAGAATCAATATAGGTAAAAGAGGTACCTTTAAAATAATCTGGAATAACATTAAATCTTCTAGTTAA